Proteins encoded together in one Pleurocapsa sp. PCC 7319 window:
- the psbA gene encoding photosystem II q(b) protein: protein MTTTLQQSQTQGNWERFCQWVTSTNNRIYVGWFGVLMIPTLLAATTCFLIAFVAAPPVDIDGIREPVAGSLLYGNNIISGAVVPSSNAIGLHFYPIWEAASLDEWLYNGGPYQLVIFHFLIGVFSYLGRQWELSYRLGMRPWICVAYSAPVSAATAVFLIYPLGQGSFSDGMPLGISGTFNFMLVFQAEHNILMHPFHMLGVAGVFGGSLFSAMHGSLVTSSLVRETTETESQNYGYKFGQEEETYNIVAAHGYFGRLIFQYASFNNSRSLHFFLGAWPVIGIWFTAMGISTMAFNLNGFNFNQSIMDSQGRVVNTWADILNRANLGFEVMHERNAHNFPLDLASGEQAPVALTAPAING from the coding sequence ATGACAACCACTTTACAACAAAGCCAAACCCAAGGTAATTGGGAACGCTTCTGTCAGTGGGTTACAAGCACTAACAACCGCATCTACGTTGGTTGGTTTGGTGTCTTGATGATTCCTACACTTCTGGCAGCTACTACTTGTTTCTTAATCGCCTTTGTCGCAGCACCTCCTGTAGACATCGACGGAATCCGCGAACCCGTAGCTGGTTCATTACTTTACGGTAACAACATCATCTCCGGTGCAGTTGTTCCTTCTTCTAACGCGATCGGTCTTCACTTCTACCCCATCTGGGAAGCAGCTTCCTTAGATGAGTGGTTATACAACGGTGGTCCTTACCAACTAGTAATCTTCCACTTCTTGATCGGAGTCTTTTCTTACCTCGGTCGTCAGTGGGAATTATCTTACCGCTTAGGAATGCGTCCTTGGATCTGTGTTGCATATAGTGCACCTGTATCCGCAGCCACAGCAGTATTCTTAATCTATCCTTTAGGACAAGGTTCCTTCTCTGATGGAATGCCTTTAGGAATCAGTGGAACATTCAACTTCATGTTGGTCTTCCAAGCAGAACACAACATCTTAATGCACCCCTTCCACATGTTAGGTGTAGCTGGTGTCTTCGGTGGTTCTCTGTTCTCCGCAATGCACGGTTCTTTGGTAACTTCTTCCTTAGTACGTGAAACAACTGAAACTGAATCACAAAACTACGGTTACAAATTCGGACAAGAAGAAGAGACTTACAACATTGTGGCAGCACACGGCTACTTCGGTCGTCTTATCTTCCAATATGCTTCTTTCAACAACTCTCGTTCCTTGCACTTCTTCTTAGGTGCATGGCCCGTAATCGGAATCTGGTTTACTGCAATGGGTATTAGCACCATGGCATTCAACCTCAACGGATTCAACTTCAACCAATCCATCATGGATTCTCAGGGACGTGTAGTTAACACATGGGCAGACATCTTAAACCGCGCTAACCTCGGTTTTGAAGTAATGCACGAACGTAACGCTCACAACTTCCCCTTAGACTTAGCAAGTGGCGAGCAAGCTCCCGTAGCATTAACTGCTCCTGCAATCAACGGTTAA
- a CDS encoding DUF3991 and toprim domain-containing protein, whose product MKRNEELDQFKTKINLVDYAQNNGYQLDQNKSSTNCIVLKDNQGDKILVGLDKTDNHYFYYSLTNETDKGSIIDFIQKRKNLNLGQVRKELRPWINNNYSSTFKITNKLSIKLTPTSKEKSKVIAQFENFQTINNHPYLNQRGISKDTINNPRFKGTIYLDSRNNAIFPHRDREGVCGYETRNQDFKGFSSGGTKGLWVSKSGRNDNKLVICESPLDCLSYHQLFPDDYTRYFATSGTLSEKQKDLLRTAFEKLDQKGGEIIIATDRDAGGEEISQQLTEIAPKTAQIFRYVPKHQKDWSEVLQAQIERERQQENQRSR is encoded by the coding sequence ATGAAGCGTAATGAAGAACTAGACCAATTCAAAACCAAAATCAATCTAGTGGACTATGCCCAAAATAACGGCTATCAACTAGACCAAAATAAATCCAGTACCAACTGTATAGTTCTCAAAGACAATCAAGGAGACAAAATATTAGTAGGTTTAGATAAGACTGACAATCACTACTTCTACTATTCCCTGACAAACGAAACAGATAAAGGGTCAATAATTGACTTTATACAAAAGAGAAAAAACCTTAATTTAGGTCAAGTAAGAAAAGAACTAAGACCTTGGATAAATAACAATTATTCATCTACCTTTAAAATTACTAATAAATTATCAATTAAACTTACGCCAACATCTAAAGAAAAATCTAAAGTTATTGCTCAATTTGAAAACTTTCAAACTATCAATAATCACCCCTACTTAAACCAAAGAGGAATTAGTAAAGATACAATCAACAACCCTAGATTCAAGGGAACAATTTACCTTGATAGTCGCAACAATGCGATTTTTCCCCACAGAGATAGGGAAGGGGTTTGTGGCTATGAAACTCGCAACCAAGACTTTAAAGGCTTCTCCAGTGGTGGTACTAAGGGGTTATGGGTTTCCAAGAGTGGGCGAAACGACAACAAACTTGTAATTTGCGAAAGCCCTCTCGACTGTCTGAGCTACCATCAACTTTTTCCCGATGACTATACTCGCTACTTTGCCACATCAGGAACACTGTCTGAGAAGCAAAAAGACTTACTCCGCACTGCTTTCGAGAAGCTTGACCAGAAGGGAGGTGAAATTATCATTGCTACAGATAGGGATGCAGGGGGAGAAGAAATATCCCAGCAGCTAACTGAAATTGCTCCTAAAACGGCTCAAATCTTCCGTTATGTACCAAAGCATCAAAAAGACTGGAGTGAGGTATTACAAGCTCAAATTGAACGAGAAAGACAACAAGAAAATCAAAGAAGTCGCTAA
- the psbA gene encoding photosystem II q(b) protein: protein MTTTLQQSQTQGNWERFCQWVTSTNNRIYVGWFGVLMIPTLLAATTCFLIAFVAAPPVDIDGIREPVAGSLLYGNNIISGAVVPSSNAIGLHFYPIWEAASLDEWLYNGGPYQLVIFHFLIGVFSYLGRQWELSYRLGMRPWICVAYSAPVSAATAVFLIYPLGQGSFSDGMPLGISGTFNFMLVFQAEHNILMHPFHMLGVAGVFGGSLFSAMHGSLVTSSLVRETTETESQNYGYKFGQEEETYNIVAAHGYFGRLIFQYASFNNSRSLHFFLGAWPVIGIWFTAMGISTMAFNLNGFNFNQSIMDSQGRVVNTWADILNRANLGFEVMHERNAHNFPLDLASGEQAPVALTAPAING from the coding sequence ATGACAACCACTTTACAACAAAGCCAAACCCAAGGTAATTGGGAACGCTTCTGTCAGTGGGTTACAAGCACTAACAACCGCATCTACGTTGGTTGGTTTGGTGTCTTGATGATTCCTACACTTCTGGCAGCTACTACTTGTTTCTTAATCGCCTTTGTCGCAGCACCTCCTGTAGATATCGACGGAATCCGCGAACCCGTAGCTGGTTCATTACTTTACGGTAACAACATCATCTCCGGTGCAGTTGTTCCTTCTTCTAACGCGATCGGTCTTCACTTCTACCCCATCTGGGAAGCAGCTTCCTTAGATGAGTGGTTATACAACGGTGGTCCTTACCAACTAGTAATCTTCCACTTCTTGATCGGAGTCTTTTCTTACCTCGGTCGTCAGTGGGAATTATCTTACCGTCTAGGAATGCGCCCCTGGATCTGTGTTGCATATAGTGCACCTGTATCCGCAGCCACAGCAGTATTCTTAATCTATCCTCTAGGACAAGGTTCCTTCTCTGATGGAATGCCTTTAGGAATCAGCGGAACATTCAACTTCATGTTGGTCTTCCAAGCAGAACACAACATCTTAATGCACCCCTTCCACATGTTAGGTGTAGCTGGTGTCTTCGGTGGTTCTCTGTTCTCCGCAATGCACGGTTCTTTGGTAACTTCTTCCTTAGTACGTGAAACAACTGAAACTGAATCACAAAACTACGGTTACAAGTTCGGACAAGAAGAAGAGACTTACAACATCGTGGCAGCACACGGCTACTTCGGTCGTCTCATCTTCCAATATGCTTCTTTCAACAACTCTCGTTCCTTGCACTTCTTCTTAGGTGCATGGCCCGTAATCGGAATTTGGTTTACTGCAATGGGTATTAGCACCATGGCATTTAACCTCAACGGATTCAACTTCAACCAATCGATCATGGATTCTCAGGGACGTGTAGTTAACACATGGGCAGACATCTTAAACCGCGCTAACCTCGGTTTCGAAGTAATGCACGAACGTAACGCTCACAACTTCCCCTTAGACTTAGCAAGTGGCGAGCAAGCTCCTGTAGCTTTGACTGCTCCTGCTATCAACGGCTAA
- a CDS encoding RNA-guided endonuclease TnpB family protein, whose translation MLTRTFEFKLKPTTEQASLFEAWLIACRQVYNYALAERKAWVNSRKCAVNACSLSQEYIIPADTKRPNFASQCRSLTQARKDFPELGNVHVHVLQETLKRLEIAFVAMWDRGHGFPRFKSTKRMRSFNFKQMGVNPLQEGKVKLPKIGWVKMRQSRPIPEGFELKQVRIVRRVSGWYAMLVLKLEVDVPNPMPHGEPLGIDLGLEKFLATSTGKLIARPKFFVSLQSKLKSLQKKMSRKKKGSSNWKKAGFKVAKLHEHISNTRKDFHYKTAGLIASEAGMVFAEDLNLKAMSRGMLRKHTLDAGFGQFLNILEFVCWKQGVYFNRVDPNLSSQTCPKCQTLTGKKELSERVHSCPTCGYTTDRDVAAAQVIEQRGVVAVGRTVQVC comes from the coding sequence ATGTTAACACGAACTTTTGAATTTAAACTCAAGCCAACTACTGAACAAGCTTCTTTGTTTGAAGCTTGGTTGATTGCCTGTCGCCAAGTATATAACTATGCTCTGGCAGAAAGGAAAGCTTGGGTTAATTCTCGAAAGTGTGCTGTTAACGCTTGTAGCTTAAGCCAAGAATACATAATACCTGCTGATACTAAGCGTCCTAATTTCGCTAGTCAATGCAGGTCTTTAACTCAGGCTAGAAAAGATTTTCCTGAACTAGGAAATGTTCATGTTCACGTCTTACAAGAAACATTAAAGCGATTAGAAATTGCTTTTGTAGCTATGTGGGATAGAGGTCATGGTTTTCCTAGATTCAAATCTACCAAAAGGATGAGGTCATTTAATTTCAAGCAAATGGGGGTTAATCCACTTCAAGAAGGTAAAGTTAAATTGCCTAAAATTGGTTGGGTTAAGATGCGTCAGTCTAGACCTATTCCCGAAGGTTTTGAGTTAAAGCAAGTCAGAATAGTTAGGCGTGTATCTGGTTGGTATGCCATGTTAGTGCTTAAGCTAGAGGTAGATGTTCCTAACCCCATGCCTCATGGTGAACCATTAGGTATAGATTTAGGACTCGAAAAATTCTTAGCTACCAGTACAGGCAAGCTTATAGCTAGACCAAAGTTTTTTGTCTCACTCCAAAGTAAGCTGAAATCGTTACAAAAGAAAATGAGCAGGAAGAAAAAAGGTTCTAGCAATTGGAAAAAAGCGGGCTTTAAAGTAGCTAAACTCCATGAACACATCTCTAATACCAGAAAAGATTTTCACTATAAAACTGCGGGTCTAATAGCAAGTGAAGCAGGAATGGTATTTGCTGAGGATTTAAACCTTAAAGCTATGTCTAGAGGTATGCTCAGAAAACATACTTTAGATGCTGGCTTTGGACAGTTCCTCAACATCTTAGAATTTGTCTGCTGGAAACAAGGAGTATACTTTAATCGAGTAGATCCTAATCTCAGCAGTCAAACTTGTCCTAAGTGCCAAACTCTAACAGGTAAAAAAGAACTATCTGAAAGAGTACATTCCTGTCCTACCTGTGGGTATACAACCGATAGAGATGTAGCGGCAGCTCAAGTAATAGAGCAGCGTGGAGTAGTGGCGGTAGGGCGTACCGTCCAAGTCTGCTGA
- a CDS encoding RNA-guided endonuclease TnpB family protein, whose translation MTERAYKYRFFPTAEQENLLRRTMGCVRLVYNKALATRTIAWYERQERIQYKETSSLLTGWKKIENLDFLNEVSCVPLQQCLRHLQKAFANFWGKRAKYPRFKAKRNGGTAEFTKSAFNYRNGSLWLAKCKEPLNIVWSRLLPEGCEPSTVTVKLDPSGRWFVSMLVDDYTIETLPPTKKKVGIDVGVSSLLSTSDGEKIANPKHFNRLYQKLSVAQKELSRKTKGSNNRHKARLKVAKIHAKIKDARTDFLHKLTSRLVQENNVIAIEDLAIRNMVKNHKLSRSISDAAWGEMFRQLEYKCDWYGRKLVKIDRFFPSSKRCNHCGFVVDKMPLDVRTWDCPNCGTKGIDRDINAGKNILAAGLAVIVCGADIRPDNHNVKGQLRKTRKGRKQKPKS comes from the coding sequence ATGACCGAACGTGCTTACAAATACAGGTTTTTCCCCACTGCCGAGCAAGAAAACCTCTTGCGACGGACAATGGGATGTGTACGTTTGGTCTATAACAAAGCTTTGGCTACTAGAACAATCGCTTGGTATGAAAGACAAGAGAGGATTCAATATAAAGAAACCTCTAGCCTTCTTACTGGCTGGAAAAAGATTGAGAACTTGGACTTTCTCAATGAAGTTAGCTGTGTACCTTTGCAGCAATGTTTGAGACATCTGCAAAAAGCATTTGCTAACTTTTGGGGTAAACGTGCCAAGTATCCAAGGTTTAAAGCCAAGCGCAATGGTGGTACGGCAGAATTTACCAAGTCGGCGTTTAACTACCGCAATGGTAGTTTGTGGCTTGCTAAATGCAAAGAACCATTGAATATAGTTTGGTCTAGACTTTTGCCAGAAGGATGTGAACCATCTACAGTCACGGTCAAACTCGATCCTAGTGGTCGCTGGTTTGTCTCGATGCTGGTAGATGACTACACCATTGAAACCTTGCCACCAACTAAGAAAAAAGTTGGCATTGATGTTGGTGTTTCTAGCTTGCTGTCTACTAGTGATGGCGAAAAGATAGCTAACCCAAAGCATTTTAATCGACTGTATCAAAAGCTCTCTGTGGCGCAAAAGGAATTGAGTCGGAAAACCAAAGGCTCGAATAACCGACATAAAGCGCGACTTAAAGTAGCTAAAATACACGCCAAAATTAAAGATGCTCGTACTGATTTTCTGCACAAGTTGACTAGTCGCCTGGTTCAAGAAAATAACGTAATTGCCATTGAGGATTTGGCGATTAGAAACATGGTCAAAAACCACAAGTTGTCTCGTAGTATTAGCGATGCTGCTTGGGGTGAAATGTTTCGTCAACTTGAATATAAATGTGATTGGTACGGGCGAAAACTGGTTAAAATTGATCGGTTCTTTCCCAGCAGCAAACGATGCAACCATTGCGGGTTTGTCGTTGATAAGATGCCTCTTGATGTTCGTACCTGGGATTGCCCTAATTGTGGAACTAAGGGAATTGATAGAGACATCAATGCTGGAAAAAATATACTCGCCGCAGGGCTTGCGGTGATTGTCTGTGGAGCGGACATAAGACCTGATAACCATAACGTTAAAGGGCAGTTGCGAAAAACCCGTAAGGGAAGGAAACAGAAACCAAAGTCGTGA
- a CDS encoding site-specific integrase, with protein MKRERHGRAKILTPDEIQLLFNQGLKTIRDRALFGFCLYTACRINEACTQLTQDAYNNAEAVRPYMTIRKGNSKGKLASRTIPTSEDLKLLLGQYKPQSGDKYLFPGRWGKKHIHPDSASLILRTACRKVGLEGVSTHSFRRTALTQMSDTNIPFRVIAEVSGHHNLTQLHAYLEVKPEQVKGAIASLSCLSYIGKKTFRDSNHSTINQQIQTEEDLTSP; from the coding sequence ATGAAGCGAGAGCGACACGGCAGGGCCAAAATCCTCACCCCCGACGAAATCCAACTTCTCTTCAACCAAGGACTAAAAACCATCAGAGATCGCGCCCTGTTTGGCTTCTGCCTCTACACCGCCTGTCGGATCAACGAAGCTTGCACCCAACTCACCCAAGACGCATACAATAACGCCGAAGCAGTTCGTCCCTACATGACCATTCGTAAGGGCAATAGCAAGGGCAAACTCGCCAGCCGAACCATACCCACCTCAGAAGACTTAAAGCTGCTTCTAGGGCAATATAAACCCCAGTCAGGAGATAAATACCTCTTCCCTGGACGGTGGGGCAAAAAACATATCCACCCCGACAGTGCCTCCCTAATTCTACGCACCGCTTGCAGAAAGGTTGGTCTAGAAGGAGTCAGCACCCACAGCTTCCGACGCACCGCCTTAACGCAAATGAGCGACACTAACATTCCCTTCCGAGTCATCGCCGAAGTAAGCGGACACCACAACCTAACCCAACTCCATGCCTACCTAGAAGTCAAACCCGAACAAGTCAAAGGTGCGATCGCCTCATTGTCCTGTTTGTCATACATCGGAAAAAAAACGTTTCGTGATTCAAACCACTCCACCATTAACCAACAAATTCAAACCGAAGAGGATCTGACATCACCTTAA
- a CDS encoding helix-turn-helix domain-containing protein, with the protein MAVTRLKPLYDQAGTLKGYVDKYTGEEYGFPVIIGRKRNPYAKGWVMNSQEAMIILAKDKDIKGETHRVLWFIGGILDFENWVQLSVTKIAQELELKRPNVSRAIKLLEEKEIILRGPKVGRSYAFMLNPEFGWKGQVKNLDEYRRERDELEHREKKRSRTQNNLKLVELSKEDQIIQAIKQGKVNVEEFYSLLHKE; encoded by the coding sequence ATGGCAGTAACTCGCCTTAAGCCTCTCTATGACCAAGCAGGAACGCTAAAAGGATATGTTGATAAGTACACAGGTGAAGAATATGGCTTTCCTGTCATCATAGGAAGAAAAAGGAATCCATACGCTAAAGGATGGGTTATGAATAGTCAAGAGGCAATGATAATTCTTGCCAAAGATAAAGATATAAAAGGAGAAACCCACCGTGTCCTTTGGTTTATTGGTGGGATTCTTGATTTTGAAAATTGGGTTCAGCTTTCTGTTACAAAAATAGCCCAGGAACTTGAATTAAAGCGACCTAATGTATCAAGAGCGATAAAACTTCTTGAAGAAAAGGAAATAATTCTGCGAGGACCGAAAGTAGGACGCTCTTATGCCTTCATGCTCAATCCTGAATTTGGCTGGAAAGGTCAAGTGAAAAATTTAGATGAGTATCGAAGAGAACGTGACGAGCTTGAACATAGAGAAAAAAAACGCTCAAGAACTCAAAACAACTTGAAATTAGTCGAACTAAGTAAAGAAGACCAAATAATTCAAGCTATTAAACAAGGAAAGGTCAACGTTGAGGAATTTTATAGCCTTCTGCATAAGGAATAA
- a CDS encoding plasmid partition protein ParG, with translation MVLKAKKTRRDRPDKEQAIAQTTKPDTKRLNAEIPRELHSRLKTFAAQQETKITEVVIEAITEYLSKSSNE, from the coding sequence ATGGTGCTTAAAGCCAAAAAAACTCGACGCGATCGCCCAGACAAAGAACAGGCGATCGCCCAGACAACTAAACCTGATACCAAAAGATTAAATGCTGAGATACCGAGAGAATTACACAGTAGACTTAAAACCTTTGCTGCCCAACAGGAAACCAAAATAACTGAGGTAGTAATTGAGGCTATTACTGAGTATTTGAGTAAAAGTTCAAATGAGTAA
- a CDS encoding toprim domain-containing protein, which yields MVFIATDRDRAGEKISQELHRIAPKTAQISRHVPKHQKDWNEALQAQIERERQQENQRSRGRGLSC from the coding sequence ATAGTTTTTATCGCTACGGATAGGGATCGAGCAGGAGAAAAAATATCCCAGGAGCTACACAGAATTGCCCCTAAAACCGCTCAAATATCTCGCCATGTACCCAAACATCAAAAAGATTGGAACGAGGCTCTACAGGCTCAAATTGAACGAGAAAGACAACAAGAAAATCAGAGAAGTAGGGGTAGGGGTTTATCATGTTAA
- a CDS encoding replication protein: protein MSDKFNLLSTPVLQNPLAEVRGVCQRPTRKDRGFMKIYSESLEQLLPKISGNALKVFMALGGKLGWENTVVEMTRNEIMESTGLSEKTVQSALNELEELKVISRIGPNNRRKYVLSQMYVKKGKSSKKS, encoded by the coding sequence ATGTCAGACAAGTTTAACTTGCTATCTACGCCAGTATTGCAGAATCCTCTAGCTGAAGTAAGAGGAGTATGTCAAAGACCAACACGAAAGGATCGGGGGTTTATGAAAATTTATTCTGAATCTCTAGAACAGCTTCTTCCCAAAATAAGTGGTAATGCTCTTAAGGTTTTCATGGCATTAGGAGGCAAACTGGGATGGGAAAACACCGTTGTAGAAATGACCAGAAACGAAATTATGGAAAGCACTGGCTTGAGTGAGAAGACCGTTCAGAGTGCTTTAAATGAACTTGAAGAACTTAAAGTAATTAGTCGTATTGGTCCTAATAACCGTCGCAAGTATGTTCTGAGCCAAATGTATGTCAAAAAAGGCAAATCATCAAAAAAGTCGTGA
- a CDS encoding MobC family plasmid mobilization relaxosome protein: protein MSHTKTSRGLLAPKPPGADGKGNFSGLLVVGNKDSYIKIRLSKAEKERWQEKAVLAGVSLSNLIRQAMVRTQTWTVADRGLISEQTRQISRIGNNLNQIAKWANTYKSTAEAIEVIECLREIEKKLEVISSFPSAPAGGEPRC from the coding sequence TTGTCCCACACTAAAACTAGTCGGGGGCTGCTCGCCCCCAAACCCCCAGGGGCAGATGGGAAAGGAAATTTTTCGGGGTTATTGGTAGTGGGAAATAAAGATAGTTATATCAAGATTAGGTTGAGTAAAGCAGAGAAAGAGAGGTGGCAAGAAAAAGCAGTTCTAGCAGGAGTTTCTCTGTCCAATTTAATTCGGCAAGCAATGGTAAGAACTCAAACTTGGACAGTAGCAGATAGAGGTTTAATCTCAGAACAAACCAGACAAATAAGTCGGATTGGTAATAACTTAAATCAAATAGCTAAATGGGCGAATACCTACAAATCAACCGCCGAAGCCATTGAAGTAATTGAATGTTTAAGAGAAATAGAAAAAAAGCTAGAGGTAATATCTTCTTTCCCATCTGCCCCCGCCGGAGGCGAACCAAGATGTTAG
- a CDS encoding replication/maintenance protein RepL translates to MERQERIVYSEMTRTVDYETGVVNEEERTKIVKLPQEPPYVKMYIDDLASVLKLPIGVRGLLYALVQRIDYDGIITLGSTSKKRIAERLKITIGTFDNYLTKLVKTGVLKRIGRGEFEVNPYLFARGDWAEIRRRRDNFGKTFRMTITYSPGGKRKIEGRALEE, encoded by the coding sequence ATGGAACGTCAGGAGCGAATTGTCTATTCCGAGATGACTAGAACAGTTGACTATGAAACTGGAGTAGTAAATGAAGAGGAACGAACAAAGATTGTTAAGCTTCCTCAGGAACCTCCATACGTCAAAATGTATATTGATGACTTAGCTTCTGTTCTGAAACTTCCAATTGGAGTTAGAGGTCTACTTTATGCTCTTGTACAGAGAATTGACTATGACGGAATCATCACTCTAGGTAGCACTAGCAAAAAGAGAATTGCTGAGAGGCTGAAAATTACAATTGGAACTTTTGATAATTACCTGACCAAGCTTGTCAAGACTGGTGTACTGAAACGTATAGGAAGAGGAGAATTTGAGGTTAATCCGTATCTCTTTGCTCGCGGAGACTGGGCTGAGATCAGACGTAGACGTGATAACTTTGGAAAAACTTTCAGAATGACTATTACTTACTCCCCTGGTGGAAAACGGAAGATAGAGGGTAGAGCTTTAGAAGAATAA
- a CDS encoding transposase, translated as MKPIGRSQKSQKKSSKRQEPEIKVINPHSAGIDIGSREHWVCVPIAATESNVRCFGCSTPDLLALANWLSECGVTSIALESTGVEWIPLFNILSQHNFQVCLVNAHNSKNSTRKKKRCPRLSMVTTTA; from the coding sequence ATGAAGCCAATTGGTCGAAGCCAAAAATCCCAGAAAAAAAGTAGCAAAAGACAGGAGCCAGAAATAAAAGTCATCAATCCGCACTCGGCGGGAATTGATATTGGCTCAAGAGAGCATTGGGTTTGTGTACCTATAGCAGCAACAGAATCTAATGTTCGTTGTTTTGGGTGTAGTACACCAGATTTACTAGCTCTGGCAAATTGGTTAAGTGAATGCGGTGTGACGAGTATTGCCCTCGAATCGACGGGAGTAGAATGGATACCTTTATTTAACATCTTAAGTCAGCATAACTTCCAAGTCTGTTTAGTCAATGCTCACAATAGTAAAAACAGTACCAGGAAGAAAAAGCGATGTCCAAGATTGTCAATGGTTACAACAACTGCATAG
- the parA gene encoding ParA family partition ATPase has translation MTIIISVLNQKGGSGKTTISSNLAHAIALDGRKVLLVDSDPQGSLRDWNEANGGELIPVVGLDRETLPKDLKAISDSYDFVIIDGAPQIAKMSVAAVKAANLVLIPVQPSPYDIWACADLVDIITARQEVTDGLPIAYFLISRAIKNTKLGNEIKSALVDYELPVMTTCTTQKVAYPTTAAEGKTVFNEPASSAAKEITAIKTEIMEIVNYGA, from the coding sequence ATGACTATTATTATTAGTGTTTTGAACCAGAAAGGAGGGAGTGGCAAAACCACTATATCAAGCAATTTAGCCCATGCGATCGCTCTCGATGGCCGAAAGGTTCTATTGGTTGATTCTGACCCACAAGGCAGTTTGAGAGATTGGAATGAAGCAAATGGAGGGGAATTAATACCCGTTGTCGGGCTAGATAGAGAGACGCTACCCAAGGATCTAAAAGCAATATCAGATAGTTATGACTTTGTAATTATCGACGGTGCGCCACAAATAGCCAAAATGAGTGTAGCAGCGGTTAAAGCAGCGAATTTAGTACTCATACCTGTACAACCATCGCCGTATGATATTTGGGCTTGTGCTGATTTAGTAGATATCATCACCGCCCGACAAGAAGTTACAGATGGCTTGCCAATCGCCTATTTTCTAATTAGTAGAGCGATTAAAAACACCAAGCTTGGCAATGAAATCAAAAGCGCATTGGTAGATTATGAACTTCCTGTAATGACGACATGTACCACCCAAAAAGTTGCTTATCCCACTACCGCCGCTGAGGGAAAAACTGTATTTAATGAACCTGCCAGTAGTGCAGCCAAAGAAATCACAGCTATCAAAACTGAAATTATGGAGATTGTGAACTATGGTGCTTAA
- a CDS encoding RyR domain-containing protein produces the protein MTYHPQPIDTSEVVIDTEHLKLIELLAKNTHEIWAQQRLADGWQYGPQRDDPLKQHPGLVPYENLPDSEKEYDRRIALEVIKALLALGYRIEG, from the coding sequence ATGACTTATCACCCTCAGCCTATCGATACATCAGAAGTAGTGATAGATACAGAACATTTAAAACTAATAGAACTATTAGCTAAAAATACTCATGAAATTTGGGCACAACAACGCCTAGCTGACGGTTGGCAGTATGGTCCTCAAAGAGATGATCCCCTAAAACAACATCCTGGTTTAGTTCCCTACGAAAATTTACCAGACTCAGAAAAGGAGTACGACCGCCGAATTGCTTTAGAAGTGATTAAAGCTCTCTTAGCATTAGGCTATCGCATTGAAGGTTAA